In one Coregonus clupeaformis isolate EN_2021a unplaced genomic scaffold, ASM2061545v1 scaf2951, whole genome shotgun sequence genomic region, the following are encoded:
- the LOC121578691 gene encoding serine/arginine-rich splicing factor 6-like: MPRLYVGRLSYHVREKDIQRFFSGYGKLLEVDLKNGYGFVEFEDTRDADDAVYELNGKELCGERVVIEHARGLRRERDVYRTGGGGRSSGYSSRSRTGWDKYGPPVRTEYRLIVENLSSRCSWQDLKDFMRQAGEVTYADAHKERTNEGVIEFRSRSDMRRALDKLDGTDINGRKIRLVKDKPRRRRSYSGSCSRSRSRRRSCSRSSGSHSRSRSRSDHKSCSRSGKKSRSKSPTRSKSRKSRSKSRSRSGAHKSRSCSTSHKSRSQSHTRKSRSKSQNRSPPSTENGNGQRSKSASKSPCPQEDLHQSKSPAKRSASGSPSRSKSRSCSRSRSTSQD; this comes from the exons ATGCCGCGTCTCTATGTCGGCAGATTGAGTTATCATGTTCGTGAGAAAGACATCCAAAGGTTTTTCAGTGGTTACGGGAAGCTACTGGAGGTTGATCTGAAGAATGG GTACGGCTTCGTGGAGTTCGAGGACACGCGTGACGCCGACGATGCAGTTTATGAGCTGAACGGGAAAGAGCTTTGCGGTGAACGAGTCGTCATTGAGCACGCTCGTGGCCTGCGGAGGGAACGTGATGTATACCGTACTGGCGGAGGTGGAC GCAGTAGTGGTTACAGCAGCCGAAGCCGCACTGGCTGGGACAAGTACGGGCCACCTGTACGCACAGAGTACCGCCTTATTGTGGAGAACCTCTCTAGTCGCTGCAGCTGGCAGGACCTAAAG GACTTCATGCGCCAGGCTGGTGAGGTGACCTATGCCGACGCCCATAAGGAGCGGACCAACGAGGGGGTGATTGAGTTCCGATCCCGCTCGGACATGAGGAGGGCCCTGGACAAGCTGGACGGCACTGACATCAATGGGAGGAAGATCCGCCTGGTGAAGGACAAGCCTCGCCGCCGACGCTCCTACTCTGGCAGCTGCTCTAG GTCTCGCAGCAGACGTCGCTCTTGCAGCAGAAGTTCTGGAAGCCACTCCAGGTCACGCTCACG ATCTGACCACAAATCCTGTTCTAGATCTGGGAAGAAGTCCCGCTCTAAGTCCCCGACCCGCTCCAAGTCTCGCAAGTCCCGTTCCAAGTCCCGTTCTCGCTCCGGCGCTCACAAGTCTCGCAGCTGCTCGACGAGCCACAAATCTCGCTCTCAGTCCCACACACGCAAGTCTCGCTCTAAA TCCCAGAATCGTTCCCCACCCTCCACAGAGAATGGAAACGGACAGCGGTCCAAGTCTGCCTCCAAGTCTCCCTGCCCACAAGAAGACCTTCACCAATCCAAGTCCCCAGCCAAGCGCTCAGCCTCTGGATCCCCCTCACGCTCTAAATCCCGCTCCTGTTCCCGATCCAGGTCGACTTCCCAAGATTAA